From the Pedobacter cryoconitis genome, one window contains:
- a CDS encoding AraC family transcriptional regulator, whose protein sequence is MKAIKPGYEVVESSFGSSFYYSKYLMNSNNKAHVWHYHQEIEMVFVNGGAGKRQIGSHISYYTDGDLILIGSNLPHCGFTDYNTGNKNETVIQMKPDFLGTGFLGLQETKCIQELFDKARGGIAFGNETKKAVGKQIEKMEGLLPFERLLALLAVLKELQNATDYRILNASGFSLETQVQDNDRINMVLNYVKDNFKTPISLENVAAMASMTVPSFCRYFKKMTKKTFTAFVNEYRVVHASKLLAEKPTSIANICYESGFNNFSHFNKLFKEFTGKNASQYRKELNSVIYETV, encoded by the coding sequence ATGAAAGCAATAAAACCTGGATACGAGGTAGTTGAGTCTTCTTTTGGAAGCTCTTTTTATTATTCTAAGTATTTAATGAATTCTAATAACAAAGCTCATGTATGGCATTACCACCAGGAAATCGAAATGGTTTTTGTAAATGGCGGAGCTGGAAAAAGACAAATTGGAAGCCATATATCTTACTATACCGATGGAGACTTAATATTAATTGGAAGCAATCTCCCGCATTGTGGCTTTACTGATTACAATACCGGGAACAAGAATGAAACAGTCATTCAGATGAAACCAGATTTTCTTGGAACAGGATTTCTGGGTTTACAAGAAACAAAATGTATACAAGAACTTTTTGATAAGGCCAGGGGAGGAATAGCTTTTGGAAATGAAACCAAAAAAGCAGTTGGCAAACAGATAGAGAAAATGGAAGGTTTATTACCTTTTGAAAGGCTATTAGCACTATTGGCCGTTTTAAAAGAACTTCAAAACGCTACCGATTATAGAATTTTAAATGCTTCCGGGTTTTCACTCGAAACACAGGTTCAGGATAACGATAGAATTAATATGGTCCTCAATTATGTTAAAGATAATTTCAAGACACCAATAAGTTTAGAAAATGTAGCTGCGATGGCAAGCATGACCGTGCCTTCTTTCTGTAGATATTTTAAGAAAATGACTAAAAAAACGTTTACTGCTTTTGTTAATGAGTACCGTGTTGTACATGCTTCAAAACTTTTAGCTGAAAAACCAACTAGTATCGCAAATATTTGTTATGAAAGTGGATTTAATAATTTCAGTCATTTCAACAAGTTATTTAAAGAATTTACTGGTAAAAATGCTTCACAATATAGAAAAGAACTAAATTCAGTAATTTATGAAACTGTTTAG